One Ictalurus furcatus strain D&B chromosome 24, Billie_1.0, whole genome shotgun sequence DNA segment encodes these proteins:
- the smurf1 gene encoding E3 ubiquitin-protein ligase SMURF1 isoform X1, which translates to MSNPGTRRNGSSIKIRLTVLCAKNLAKKDFFRLPDPFAKVVVDGSGQCHSTDTVKSTLDPKWNQHYDLYIGKTDSITISVWNHKKIHKKQGAGFLGCVRLLSNAISRLKDTGYQRLDLCKLNASDSDAVRGQIVVSLQTRDRIGSGGPVVDCRGLLENEGPVFEDSGPGRPLSCFMEEPLPYSDPTGAAGGGNCRALESPNQEQRLQTQRIRNQESRSHAHTPQNRPHGHQSPDLPEGYEQRTTVQGQVYFLHTQTGVSTWHDPRIPRDLNSVSCEELGPLPPGWEIRSTVSGRIYFVDHNNRTTQFTDPRLHHIMSQQSQVKESSQALPVQMDVPVEEGEGELPVRYERDLVQKLKVLRHELSLQQPQAGHCRIEVSREEIFEESYRQIMKMRPKDLKKRLMVKFRGEEGLDYGGVAREWLYLLCHEMLNPYYGLFQYSTDNIYTLQINPDSSINPDHLSYFHFVGRIMGLAVFHGHYINGGFTLPFYKQLLGKPIQLSDLETVDPELHKSLVWILENDITSVLDHTFCVEHNAFGKFLQHELKPNGRNVPVTEENKREYVRLYVNWRFMRGIEAQFLALQKGFNELIPQHLLKPFDHKELELIIGGLGKIDLNDWKANTRLKHCVADSNIVKWFWQAVESFDEERRGRLLQFVTGSTRVPLQGFKALQGSTGSAGPRLFTIHLIDANTDNLPKAHTCFNRIDIPPYESYEKLYEKLLTAVEETCGFAVE; encoded by the exons TATTATGTGCCAAGAATCTAGCAAAGAAAGACTTCTTCC GATTGCCTGACCCTTTTGCCAAAGTTGTTGTCGATGGCTCAGGCCAGTGTCACTCCACAGACACAGTGAAGAGCACACTGGACCCTAAATGGAACCAGCATTATGATCT ATACATCGGGAAAACGGACTCGATCACTATTAGCGTATGGAACCATAAGAAGATCCACAAGAAGCAGGGTGCTGGTTTCCTGGGCTGCGTGAGGCTCCTGTCCAACGCCATCAGCAGACTCAAAGATACAGGCT ACCAGCGTTTGGATTTATGCAAGCTGAACGCCTCCGACAGCGACGCCGTCCGGGGTCAAATAGTCG TAAGCCTCCAGACTCGTGACAGGATTGGCAGTGGCGGGCCTGTGGTAGACTGTCGAGGACTGTTAGAAAATGAAGG GCCGGTCTTTGAGGACTCTGGACCAGGGCGGCCTCTCAGCTGTTTCATGGAGGAGCCTCTGCCCTACTCGGACCCCACAGGGGCTGCTGGTGGGGGCAACTGTCGTGCGCTGGAGTCACCTAATCAAGAGCAGAGGCTTCAAACCCAGAGAATCCGAAACCAGGAGTCTAGAAGTCACGCTCACACCCCACAGAACCGGCCACATGGGCACCAGTCACCAGACCTCCCAGAAGGCTATG AGCAGAGGACCACCGTGCAGGGACAGGTGTActtcctacacacacagaccGGCGTGAGCACTTGGCACGATCCCAGAATACCACG GGATCTGAACAGCGTGAGCTGCGAGGAGCTCGGACCTCTGCCGCCCGGCTGGGAGATCCGGAGCACGGTGTCAGGACGGATTTATTTTGTTGACCACAATAACAGAACCACACAATTCACAGACCCCAGGTTACACCACATCATGAG ccAACAGTCTCAGGTGAAGGAGTCGAGCCAGGCTCTGCCAGTGCAGATGGATGTTCCTGTGGAGGAGGGTGAAGGAGAGCTGCCAGTGCGTTACGAGCGGGATCTCGTCCAGAAGCTGAAGGTGCTGCGTCACGAGCTCTCGTTGCAGCAGCCTCAGGCTGGACACTGCCGCATCGAGGTGTCCCGTGAAGAAATCTTTGAG GAGTCTTACCGTCAGATCATGAAGATGAGGCCAAAGGACCTGAAGAAGAGGCTCATGGTTAAATTCCGTGGAGAAGAAGGCTTAGATTACGGTGGCGTGGCAAG GGAGTGGTTGTACCTCCTGTGTCACGAGATGCTTAATCCCTACTACGGCCTGTTCCAGTACTCGACAGATAACATCTACACGCTGCAGATCAACCCCGATTCGTCCATCAACCCT GACCACTTGTCGTACTTCCACTTTGTGGGGAGGATCATGGGCCTTGCTGTGTTTCATGGGCACTACATAAACGGAGGCTTCACGCTGCCCTTCTACAAGCAGCTCCTGGGGAAACCCATCCAGCTTTCTGACCTGGAGACCGTGGACCCCGAGCTCCACAAGAGCCTCGTCTGGATTCT AGAGAATGACATCACATCTGTTCTGGATCATACGTTCTGCGTAGAACACAACGCTTTCGGCAAATTCCTCCAGCATGAGCTTAAGCCCAACGGCAGAAACGTCCCAGTGACGGAGGAGAATAAAAGGGAGTATGTGAG gcTCTACGTGAACTGGAGGTTCATGCGAGGCATCGAGGCCCAGTTCCTCGCTCTGCAGAAGGGCTTCAACGAGCTCATCCCACAGCACCTGCTCAAGCCTTTTGACCACAAGGAACTCGAG CTGATCATCGGAGGACTCGGGAAGATCGACTTGAACGACTGGAAGGCCAACACGCGGCTAAAGCACTGCGTGGCTGACAGTAACATAGTGAAGTGGTTTTGGCAGGCGGTGGAGTCGTTCGACGAGGAGAGGAGGGGAAGACTGCTCCAGTTCGTCACCGGCTCCACACGCGTCCCTCTTCAAGGCTTTAAAGCACTGCAAG GTTCTACAGGTTCTGCAGGACCAAGGCTCTTCACTATCCACTTGATTGATGCCAATACGGATAATTTGCCCAAAGCGCACACGTG CTTCAACCGCATCGACATCCCGCCTTACGAGTCATACGAGAAGCTCTATGAGAAGCTCCTGACTGCCGTGGAGGAGACGTGTGGCTTTGCCGTGGAGTGA
- the smurf1 gene encoding E3 ubiquitin-protein ligase SMURF1 isoform X2, which produces MSNPGTRRNGSSIKIRLTVLCAKNLAKKDFFRLPDPFAKVVVDGSGQCHSTDTVKSTLDPKWNQHYDLYIGKTDSITISVWNHKKIHKKQGAGFLGCVRLLSNAISRLKDTGYQRLDLCKLNASDSDAVRGQIVVSLQTRDRIGSGGPVVDCRGLLENEGPVFEDSGPGRPLSCFMEEPLPYSDPTGAAGGGNCRALESPNQEQRLQTQRIRNQESRSHAHTPQNRPHGHQSPDLPEGYEQRTTVQGQVYFLHTQTGVSTWHDPRIPRDLNSVSCEELGPLPPGWEIRSTVSGRIYFVDHNNRTTQFTDPRLHHIMSQQSQVKESSQALPVQMDVPVEEGEGELPVRYERDLVQKLKVLRHELSLQQPQAGHCRIEVSREEIFEESYRQIMKMRPKDLKKRLMVKFRGEEGLDYGGVAREWLYLLCHEMLNPYYGLFQYSTDNIYTLQINPDSSINPDHLSYFHFVGRIMGLAVFHGHYINGGFTLPFYKQLLGKPIQLSDLETVDPELHKSLVWILENDITSVLDHTFCVEHNAFGKFLQHELKPNGRNVPVTEENKREYVRLYVNWRFMRGIEAQFLALQKGFNELIPQHLLKPFDHKELELIIGGLGKIDLNDWKANTRLKHCVADSNIVKWFWQAVESFDEERRGRLLQFVTGSTRVPLQGFKALQGSAGPRLFTIHLIDANTDNLPKAHTCFNRIDIPPYESYEKLYEKLLTAVEETCGFAVE; this is translated from the exons TATTATGTGCCAAGAATCTAGCAAAGAAAGACTTCTTCC GATTGCCTGACCCTTTTGCCAAAGTTGTTGTCGATGGCTCAGGCCAGTGTCACTCCACAGACACAGTGAAGAGCACACTGGACCCTAAATGGAACCAGCATTATGATCT ATACATCGGGAAAACGGACTCGATCACTATTAGCGTATGGAACCATAAGAAGATCCACAAGAAGCAGGGTGCTGGTTTCCTGGGCTGCGTGAGGCTCCTGTCCAACGCCATCAGCAGACTCAAAGATACAGGCT ACCAGCGTTTGGATTTATGCAAGCTGAACGCCTCCGACAGCGACGCCGTCCGGGGTCAAATAGTCG TAAGCCTCCAGACTCGTGACAGGATTGGCAGTGGCGGGCCTGTGGTAGACTGTCGAGGACTGTTAGAAAATGAAGG GCCGGTCTTTGAGGACTCTGGACCAGGGCGGCCTCTCAGCTGTTTCATGGAGGAGCCTCTGCCCTACTCGGACCCCACAGGGGCTGCTGGTGGGGGCAACTGTCGTGCGCTGGAGTCACCTAATCAAGAGCAGAGGCTTCAAACCCAGAGAATCCGAAACCAGGAGTCTAGAAGTCACGCTCACACCCCACAGAACCGGCCACATGGGCACCAGTCACCAGACCTCCCAGAAGGCTATG AGCAGAGGACCACCGTGCAGGGACAGGTGTActtcctacacacacagaccGGCGTGAGCACTTGGCACGATCCCAGAATACCACG GGATCTGAACAGCGTGAGCTGCGAGGAGCTCGGACCTCTGCCGCCCGGCTGGGAGATCCGGAGCACGGTGTCAGGACGGATTTATTTTGTTGACCACAATAACAGAACCACACAATTCACAGACCCCAGGTTACACCACATCATGAG ccAACAGTCTCAGGTGAAGGAGTCGAGCCAGGCTCTGCCAGTGCAGATGGATGTTCCTGTGGAGGAGGGTGAAGGAGAGCTGCCAGTGCGTTACGAGCGGGATCTCGTCCAGAAGCTGAAGGTGCTGCGTCACGAGCTCTCGTTGCAGCAGCCTCAGGCTGGACACTGCCGCATCGAGGTGTCCCGTGAAGAAATCTTTGAG GAGTCTTACCGTCAGATCATGAAGATGAGGCCAAAGGACCTGAAGAAGAGGCTCATGGTTAAATTCCGTGGAGAAGAAGGCTTAGATTACGGTGGCGTGGCAAG GGAGTGGTTGTACCTCCTGTGTCACGAGATGCTTAATCCCTACTACGGCCTGTTCCAGTACTCGACAGATAACATCTACACGCTGCAGATCAACCCCGATTCGTCCATCAACCCT GACCACTTGTCGTACTTCCACTTTGTGGGGAGGATCATGGGCCTTGCTGTGTTTCATGGGCACTACATAAACGGAGGCTTCACGCTGCCCTTCTACAAGCAGCTCCTGGGGAAACCCATCCAGCTTTCTGACCTGGAGACCGTGGACCCCGAGCTCCACAAGAGCCTCGTCTGGATTCT AGAGAATGACATCACATCTGTTCTGGATCATACGTTCTGCGTAGAACACAACGCTTTCGGCAAATTCCTCCAGCATGAGCTTAAGCCCAACGGCAGAAACGTCCCAGTGACGGAGGAGAATAAAAGGGAGTATGTGAG gcTCTACGTGAACTGGAGGTTCATGCGAGGCATCGAGGCCCAGTTCCTCGCTCTGCAGAAGGGCTTCAACGAGCTCATCCCACAGCACCTGCTCAAGCCTTTTGACCACAAGGAACTCGAG CTGATCATCGGAGGACTCGGGAAGATCGACTTGAACGACTGGAAGGCCAACACGCGGCTAAAGCACTGCGTGGCTGACAGTAACATAGTGAAGTGGTTTTGGCAGGCGGTGGAGTCGTTCGACGAGGAGAGGAGGGGAAGACTGCTCCAGTTCGTCACCGGCTCCACACGCGTCCCTCTTCAAGGCTTTAAAGCACTGCAAG GTTCTGCAGGACCAAGGCTCTTCACTATCCACTTGATTGATGCCAATACGGATAATTTGCCCAAAGCGCACACGTG CTTCAACCGCATCGACATCCCGCCTTACGAGTCATACGAGAAGCTCTATGAGAAGCTCCTGACTGCCGTGGAGGAGACGTGTGGCTTTGCCGTGGAGTGA
- the smurf1 gene encoding E3 ubiquitin-protein ligase SMURF1 isoform X3 gives MSNPGTRRNGSSIKIRLTVLCAKNLAKKDFFRLPDPFAKVVVDGSGQCHSTDTVKSTLDPKWNQHYDLYIGKTDSITISVWNHKKIHKKQGAGFLGCVRLLSNAISRLKDTGYQRLDLCKLNASDSDAVRGQIVVSLQTRDRIGSGGPVVDCRGLLENEGPVFEDSGPGRPLSCFMEEPLPYSDPTGAAGGGNCRALESPNQEQRLQTQRIRNQESRSHAHTPQNRPHGHQSPDLPEGYEQRTTVQGQVYFLHTQTGVSTWHDPRIPRDLNSVSCEELGPLPPGWEIRSTVSGRIYFVDHNNRTTQFTDPRLHHIMSQQSQVKESSQALPVQMDVPVEEGEGELPVRYERDLVQKLKVLRHELSLQQPQAGHCRIEVSREEIFEESYRQIMKMRPKDLKKRLMVKFRGEEGLDYGGVAREWLYLLCHEMLNPYYGLFQYSTDNIYTLQINPDSSINPDHLSYFHFVGRIMGLAVFHGHYINGGFTLPFYKQLLGKPIQLSDLETVDPELHKSLVWILENDITSVLDHTFCVEHNAFGKFLQHELKPNGRNVPVTEENKREYVRLYVNWRFMRGIEAQFLALQKGFNELIPQHLLKPFDHKELELIIGGLGKIDLNDWKANTRLKHCVADSNIVKWFWQAVESFDEERRGRLLQFVTGSTRVPLQGFKALQGSTGSAGPRLFTIHLIDANTDNLPKAHTW, from the exons TATTATGTGCCAAGAATCTAGCAAAGAAAGACTTCTTCC GATTGCCTGACCCTTTTGCCAAAGTTGTTGTCGATGGCTCAGGCCAGTGTCACTCCACAGACACAGTGAAGAGCACACTGGACCCTAAATGGAACCAGCATTATGATCT ATACATCGGGAAAACGGACTCGATCACTATTAGCGTATGGAACCATAAGAAGATCCACAAGAAGCAGGGTGCTGGTTTCCTGGGCTGCGTGAGGCTCCTGTCCAACGCCATCAGCAGACTCAAAGATACAGGCT ACCAGCGTTTGGATTTATGCAAGCTGAACGCCTCCGACAGCGACGCCGTCCGGGGTCAAATAGTCG TAAGCCTCCAGACTCGTGACAGGATTGGCAGTGGCGGGCCTGTGGTAGACTGTCGAGGACTGTTAGAAAATGAAGG GCCGGTCTTTGAGGACTCTGGACCAGGGCGGCCTCTCAGCTGTTTCATGGAGGAGCCTCTGCCCTACTCGGACCCCACAGGGGCTGCTGGTGGGGGCAACTGTCGTGCGCTGGAGTCACCTAATCAAGAGCAGAGGCTTCAAACCCAGAGAATCCGAAACCAGGAGTCTAGAAGTCACGCTCACACCCCACAGAACCGGCCACATGGGCACCAGTCACCAGACCTCCCAGAAGGCTATG AGCAGAGGACCACCGTGCAGGGACAGGTGTActtcctacacacacagaccGGCGTGAGCACTTGGCACGATCCCAGAATACCACG GGATCTGAACAGCGTGAGCTGCGAGGAGCTCGGACCTCTGCCGCCCGGCTGGGAGATCCGGAGCACGGTGTCAGGACGGATTTATTTTGTTGACCACAATAACAGAACCACACAATTCACAGACCCCAGGTTACACCACATCATGAG ccAACAGTCTCAGGTGAAGGAGTCGAGCCAGGCTCTGCCAGTGCAGATGGATGTTCCTGTGGAGGAGGGTGAAGGAGAGCTGCCAGTGCGTTACGAGCGGGATCTCGTCCAGAAGCTGAAGGTGCTGCGTCACGAGCTCTCGTTGCAGCAGCCTCAGGCTGGACACTGCCGCATCGAGGTGTCCCGTGAAGAAATCTTTGAG GAGTCTTACCGTCAGATCATGAAGATGAGGCCAAAGGACCTGAAGAAGAGGCTCATGGTTAAATTCCGTGGAGAAGAAGGCTTAGATTACGGTGGCGTGGCAAG GGAGTGGTTGTACCTCCTGTGTCACGAGATGCTTAATCCCTACTACGGCCTGTTCCAGTACTCGACAGATAACATCTACACGCTGCAGATCAACCCCGATTCGTCCATCAACCCT GACCACTTGTCGTACTTCCACTTTGTGGGGAGGATCATGGGCCTTGCTGTGTTTCATGGGCACTACATAAACGGAGGCTTCACGCTGCCCTTCTACAAGCAGCTCCTGGGGAAACCCATCCAGCTTTCTGACCTGGAGACCGTGGACCCCGAGCTCCACAAGAGCCTCGTCTGGATTCT AGAGAATGACATCACATCTGTTCTGGATCATACGTTCTGCGTAGAACACAACGCTTTCGGCAAATTCCTCCAGCATGAGCTTAAGCCCAACGGCAGAAACGTCCCAGTGACGGAGGAGAATAAAAGGGAGTATGTGAG gcTCTACGTGAACTGGAGGTTCATGCGAGGCATCGAGGCCCAGTTCCTCGCTCTGCAGAAGGGCTTCAACGAGCTCATCCCACAGCACCTGCTCAAGCCTTTTGACCACAAGGAACTCGAG CTGATCATCGGAGGACTCGGGAAGATCGACTTGAACGACTGGAAGGCCAACACGCGGCTAAAGCACTGCGTGGCTGACAGTAACATAGTGAAGTGGTTTTGGCAGGCGGTGGAGTCGTTCGACGAGGAGAGGAGGGGAAGACTGCTCCAGTTCGTCACCGGCTCCACACGCGTCCCTCTTCAAGGCTTTAAAGCACTGCAAG GTTCTACAGGTTCTGCAGGACCAAGGCTCTTCACTATCCACTTGATTGATGCCAATACGGATAATTTGCCCAAAGCGCACACGTGGTGA